One Dehalobacter sp. DNA segment encodes these proteins:
- the nusB gene encoding transcription antitermination factor NusB, whose product MSKIMGRRKARETALQILYQIDITGETDKREQVLQHWIQEFAVSDKTADFIRELVEGTLQNKTDIDAKLASTSHEWALDRMGNVDRNLMRLAAYEMLYSPGTPQRVTLNEAIEIAKRFGGDDSAKFINGILDKLMDESEK is encoded by the coding sequence ATGAGTAAAATAATGGGCCGAAGAAAGGCCCGCGAAACGGCACTGCAAATACTTTATCAAATTGATATAACGGGAGAAACGGACAAGCGGGAACAAGTCCTGCAGCATTGGATCCAGGAATTTGCCGTCTCTGATAAGACGGCAGATTTTATTAGGGAACTGGTTGAAGGAACCCTGCAGAACAAAACGGATATTGATGCCAAGCTTGCTTCGACTTCCCACGAATGGGCTCTGGACAGGATGGGCAATGTGGACCGTAATCTGATGCGGCTTGCTGCCTATGAAATGCTGTACAGCCCCGGCACGCCCCAGCGGGTCACTTTAAATGAAGCGATTGAGATTGCCAAAAGGTTCGGCGGGGATGATTCAGCAAAATTCATTAACGGTATTTTAGATAAGCTGATGGACGAGAGTGAAAAATGA
- a CDS encoding O-sialoglycoprotein endopeptidase produces the protein MMFLGLDTSAYTTSVAVVDQEKHLVWEKRRLLEVPQGEKGLAQSEALFNHIKNLPELLALVPPTIWPEIAGIGVSTAPRPAEQSYMPVFLAGRSVASSLASALNVKLVTTSHQEGHLAAGLESAEGFALTDFLAVHLSGGTTEVLKVRKDSPGKLSLQILGGSSDLHAGQFVDRVGVRLGLPFPAGKELEKLALKSAPGSASLLPSSVKGYEMSFSGVESAVQRLIEEKKRSADLARAVEGCIVRTIYKVLTKAVDDTGLRDILIVGGVASNQYLRNQLEKKLESQARLFWAKPGWSSDNSIGVALLTREAVLSDNH, from the coding sequence ATGATGTTCTTAGGTCTTGATACAAGCGCATACACGACATCCGTTGCCGTGGTGGATCAAGAAAAGCATCTGGTCTGGGAAAAAAGACGCCTACTCGAAGTTCCTCAGGGAGAGAAAGGCTTGGCCCAGTCGGAAGCTCTTTTTAATCATATTAAAAATCTTCCGGAACTACTGGCCCTGGTTCCGCCAACCATATGGCCGGAAATTGCCGGCATTGGCGTCAGTACGGCACCTCGTCCGGCAGAGCAATCCTATATGCCGGTCTTTCTGGCAGGAAGGTCGGTTGCTTCATCTCTGGCCAGCGCTTTAAATGTAAAGCTTGTAACGACGAGTCATCAGGAAGGACATCTGGCTGCAGGATTGGAATCCGCCGAAGGTTTTGCTTTGACGGATTTTTTGGCTGTCCACCTTTCGGGAGGAACAACGGAAGTATTGAAAGTCCGGAAGGATTCTCCCGGAAAACTAAGTTTGCAGATTCTTGGTGGAAGCAGTGATCTGCATGCCGGTCAATTTGTAGACAGAGTCGGCGTGCGTCTGGGGCTGCCTTTCCCGGCGGGAAAGGAGCTGGAAAAACTGGCTTTAAAATCAGCGCCTGGATCTGCTTCCCTGCTGCCTTCCTCGGTTAAAGGATATGAGATGAGTTTCTCGGGCGTCGAGTCGGCAGTTCAGCGTCTGATCGAAGAAAAAAAACGTTCGGCCGATCTGGCCCGGGCGGTGGAAGGCTGTATTGTCCGGACGATTTATAAGGTCTTGACCAAAGCTGTTGACGATACCGGACTCAGAGATATTCTGATTGTTGGCGGCGTAGCCTCAAATCAATATCTAAGGAATCAGCTTGAAAAGAAGCTGGAATCTCAGGCCAGATTATTTTGGGCAAAGCCGGGATGGAGTTCAGATAATTCGATTGGGGTCGCACTTCTGACGCGGGAAGCGGTGTTGTCGGACAATCATTAA